Proteins from one Salarias fasciatus chromosome 14, fSalaFa1.1, whole genome shotgun sequence genomic window:
- the rtn4rl1b gene encoding reticulon-4 receptor-like 1b produces MASGKDKLWISNDNVLHKLLVTLLFDVPVLPAGCGLEFLLVLCGLELSWSCPRHCICYTAPTTVSCQAHNFLSVPEGIPPDSERIFLQNNKIHRLLRGHFSTNTVTLWIYSNNITYIEPSTFQGFSLLEELDLGDNRHLRSLAEDTFHGLSRLNALHLYRCGLSSLPNNIFQGLRNLQYLYLQDNHLKFLQDDTFMDLHNLSHLFLHGNRLWSLNQNTFRGLRALDRLLLHQNQIEWVDQLAFHDLKRLTTLYLFNNSLIELSGQCLDTLPALEYLRLNDNPWSCDCKALSLWEWLKRFRGSTSSVGCQAPADLAGKDLKELRKEDFPNCSPTPNSESRAQTNNLSGTVNPSMNRGVAVGSGGQTHIVHPSRPGRSRNCTKPRNRMSKGKGDNEVHHSKEVMADKEDSSPDFTDGGKHDHTSPDGTVTRRKHKCPRTTVRPPSGVQQANNRATLSHSLPYVHALFVALIAGNTDYILR; encoded by the exons ATGGCCTCTGGg AAGGACAAACTCTGGATATCAAATGATAATGTATTGCATAAACTCCTTGTGACGCTGCTCTTCGATGTGCCTGTGCTTCCTGCAGGCTGTGGACTGGagttcctgctggtcctctgcgGGCTGGAgctgtcctggtcctgcccccgTCACTGTATCTGCTACACCGCTCCCACCACCGTCTCCTGCCAAGCCCACAACTTCCTGTCCGTCCCCGAAGGCATTCCCCCTGACAGCGAACGCATCTTCTTACAGAACAATAAGATCCATCGCTTGCTCCGAGGCCACTTCAGCACCAACACCGTCACTCTCTGGATCTACTCCAACAACATCACCTACATCGAGCCCTCCACCTTCCAGGGCTTCTCGCTGCTGGAAGAGCTCGATCTGGGGGACAACCGCCACCTGCGCTCCTTGGCTGAAGACACTTTTCACGGGCTGAGTCGGCTCAACGCGCTTCACCTGTACCGCTGCGGACTCAGCTCACTTCCCAACAACATCTTCCAAGGCCTCCGAAATCTGCAGTACCTCTATTTGCAG GATAACCATCTGAAGTTCCTGCAGGATGACACATTTATGGATCTCCACAACCTGAGCCACCTGTTCCTTCATGGAAACCGCCTGTGGAGCCTAAACCAGAACACCTTCCGGGGTCTTCGGGCCTTGGACCGTTTGCTTCTGCACCAGAACCAGATCGAGTGGGTTGACCAGTTGGCCTTCCACGACCTGAAACGTCTCACCACGCTCTACCTGTTCAACAACTCCCTGATAGAGCTGTCCGGACAGTGTCTGGACACGCTGCCGGCCCTGGAGTACCTCCGACTCAACGACAACCCCTGGTCATGTGACTGTAAGGCTCTGTCGCTGTGGGAGTGGCTGAAACGCTTCCGAGGTTCCACATCCTCGGTGGGCTGCCAGGCGCCGGCTGATCTGGCGGGGAAAGACCTCAAGGAGCTACGCAAAGAGGATTTCCCGAACTGTTCGCCAACTCCAAACTCTGAGTCCAGAGCCCAGACTAATAATTTATCCGGGACCGTGAACCCGTCGATGAACCGCGGCGTGGCGGTGGGCTCCGGCGGACAGACCCACATAGTGCACCCCTCGAGGCCCGGCCGCTCTCGGAACTGCACGAAGCCTCGCAACAGGATGAGCAAGGGAAAGGGTGACAATGAGGTTCACCACTCGAAGGAGGTCATGGCCGACAAGGAGGATTCCTCCCCAGATTTCACAGACGGGGGGAAACACGACCACACGTCTCCAGACGGCACGGTCACACGGAGAAAGCACAAGTGCCCCCGGACCACTGTTCGCCCCCCGAGCGGGGTTCAGCAAGCCAACAACAGGGCAACCTTATCCCATTCCCTACCGTACGTCCACGCCCTCTTTGTGGCCTTGATAGCGGGAAACACTGACTACATTCTCCGCTGA